A region from the Citrobacter telavivensis genome encodes:
- a CDS encoding cyclic nucleotide-binding domain-containing protein produces the protein MKNISDSALKERFILAHGLSAVLNASLLAALRLIKIDAGEYLTTQSTYLTHLFFLVDGKLQVERQNSNGTHGVYSFETAFSVIGELELFSTKQSKVLSAVQALSDSLLLSLPVEAVRENAMRDPAFLLFMCQNLSHKLLNTSLLHSVGAISVESKLRQFLLFKTQSEGVMIQLENRESLAAMLGVSVRQLNRALIKLAQQEIIQYKNKSLRIINPVRLSDFPADKI, from the coding sequence ATGAAAAATATCAGCGACAGTGCCTTAAAAGAGCGATTTATTTTAGCGCACGGGTTATCTGCTGTACTCAACGCTTCGCTGTTAGCCGCATTGCGTCTGATTAAAATTGACGCCGGGGAATATCTGACGACGCAAAGTACGTATTTGACACATCTCTTTTTCCTGGTTGACGGTAAGCTGCAAGTCGAACGCCAGAATTCAAACGGGACTCATGGGGTCTATTCTTTTGAAACCGCTTTTTCGGTGATCGGTGAACTCGAACTTTTCTCAACAAAACAAAGTAAAGTCCTCAGTGCCGTCCAGGCATTATCGGACTCTCTGTTACTTTCCCTTCCGGTTGAGGCAGTAAGAGAGAACGCGATGCGCGATCCCGCTTTTCTTCTTTTTATGTGTCAGAATTTAAGTCATAAGTTACTTAATACTTCACTGCTGCATTCGGTTGGTGCGATTTCGGTGGAATCTAAATTGCGTCAATTCTTATTATTCAAAACGCAAAGCGAAGGCGTAATGATTCAGTTGGAGAACAGGGAGTCGCTCGCCGCCATGTTGGGCGTTTCTGTCAGACAACTCAATCGCGCGCTGATAAAACTTGCGCAGCAGGAGATTATCCAATACAAAAATAAATCCCTGAGGATTATCAATCCTGTCCGCTTATCCGATTTTCCTGCCGACAAAATCTGA
- a CDS encoding methyltransferase domain-containing protein: MNLLELTLLSGQYDGHETGGKIPWNDPDFSRRMLENHLSQEHDWASRKLSVIEQQVDWIARQLPVGAKILDLGCGPGFYTQRLAQRGFDCTGVDFSPASVQWAREQAQSAGLNIDYQEQDVRDYLPGDAFDFIMMTFGEINVFSIEDAQRLVARCAAWLKPGGALLIEVHTFDEVKRQGTAQPSWQRCSQGLFLAEPHLLLSENSWNEEMQTSTTTFWALKADASVVHFSSQTRAWRDEEYLQLLAQCGFHTTTRIAADDWPVSETFAGKLYALMARREMA, from the coding sequence ATGAATCTTCTTGAACTGACTCTCCTGAGTGGACAATACGACGGTCATGAAACGGGCGGCAAGATCCCGTGGAACGATCCAGACTTCAGTCGCAGAATGCTGGAAAACCACTTGTCTCAGGAGCACGACTGGGCCAGTCGTAAACTTTCGGTCATCGAGCAACAGGTCGACTGGATCGCCCGTCAACTTCCCGTGGGCGCAAAGATCCTTGATCTGGGATGTGGACCCGGCTTTTACACCCAACGTCTCGCACAGCGCGGGTTTGATTGCACCGGCGTTGACTTTTCTCCGGCCTCTGTTCAGTGGGCGCGGGAACAGGCGCAAAGCGCAGGACTGAACATTGATTATCAGGAACAGGACGTCCGCGATTACCTGCCGGGTGATGCTTTTGATTTTATCATGATGACTTTCGGTGAAATCAATGTCTTTAGCATCGAGGATGCGCAACGACTGGTGGCACGCTGCGCGGCCTGGCTGAAGCCGGGAGGCGCTCTGCTGATTGAAGTACATACTTTTGACGAAGTCAAAAGGCAGGGGACGGCACAACCGTCCTGGCAGCGCTGTTCGCAGGGGCTGTTTCTCGCCGAACCACATCTGTTGCTGAGCGAAAATAGCTGGAATGAGGAAATGCAAACCAGCACCACGACGTTCTGGGCACTCAAGGCCGACGCCAGCGTCGTGCATTTTAGCAGCCAGACGCGTGCCTGGCGGGACGAAGAGTATCTGCAGTTGCTGGCGCAGTGCGGTTTTCACACCACAACCCGCATTGCCGCTGACGACTGGCCGGTCAGTGAAACCTTTGCCGGGAAGCTCTATGCTTTGATGGCCCGTCGCGAAATGGCGTAA
- a CDS encoding autotransporter outer membrane beta-barrel domain-containing protein has translation MKYSLSFGFKPNKIALLLSTILSASSLPVYAEAERISITDSVPVDKRTVQVADGADVSYIGVGATGASVTVNGKIDMVSPAGNTGSSVYVSVGDLDLGKGSSIDYSTLSSSVADAVRVYGGSLKAEDLTIKQSGVPTIGLYVNDAANVVLTGDTLFDLTITTPVTVSSSIMSSAIVAYRDSTLTAENITVKYADNKSSSDVGTTTVEALELKGLSTRITGNVNVDLQSTSAVYLEGMNVSSNADIMGTTQIKITTDAAEDGVKGLVLEDHRDSVSLPARANIINFNDVNIDVTDNATDYDFGLITGLSSLGALSDITMDNLNIKARAKGDATVIGALFHGSEEASVRINNLNIAVSGDDTTNLYGIQGVSVEDMTFNTLNVQSEGGNRVELVRNANAKILGDVTLGSLQGVQSAQGNLLAIYGSIDISNNNKFQAWGDIQSESNHIVNINTGDNSYLYGSTKKVSSGIIDLAFNGSHSRWDMTGDSSLTNLTLNNATLNFMAPVTSTSQLTRAATTFKTLTVSGDYTGTNGNIVMNSQLGDDTSPTDRLVIAGNTSGTTNVKVLNAGGAGGLTTEGIELISVGGNSDGEFTQSGRIIAGAYDYTLQRGEGTQAKNWFLSSALSPEPPEQPDPVVPVTPVDPVDPVDPQDPVEPQAPVQPQSPTPTPREHAVRPEAGLYGMNLQAANTMFNTRLQDRLGETHYVDALTGEDAVTSLWLRNVGGHTRQHDSSAQLNLQANRYVMQLGGDIAQWSSDNTDRYHLGVMAGYANQKARAENQRNGNRARSAIDGYSIGLYGTWLQDNATREGAYVDTWAQYSWFDNTLSGDGVESEEYDAKGFTASVESGYTWKLADISERNALYIQPKAQVTWMGVKADEHKEVNGTRVEGNGDGNIQTRVGVRLFGKGHNPLDDGKGRTFQPFVEANWIHNSKDFGVSMNGENVDLQGARNIGEVKAGVEGQLTKNIALWGNIGQQMGDKGYSDTSAMIGIKASF, from the coding sequence ATGAAATACTCTCTGTCTTTCGGGTTTAAACCGAATAAAATCGCATTATTGTTAAGTACTATTCTTTCTGCGTCATCGCTTCCTGTTTATGCGGAAGCGGAACGCATTTCGATTACTGATTCGGTTCCTGTCGACAAACGAACCGTGCAGGTCGCCGATGGTGCTGATGTCTCTTACATTGGCGTCGGGGCGACAGGTGCCAGCGTCACGGTCAACGGTAAAATTGACATGGTCAGCCCGGCAGGCAATACCGGATCGAGCGTGTATGTTTCCGTTGGGGATCTGGATTTAGGTAAAGGTTCATCTATCGATTATTCTACGTTATCCAGTTCTGTCGCCGATGCCGTCAGAGTTTACGGTGGTAGCCTTAAGGCTGAAGATTTAACGATTAAACAGTCTGGCGTACCGACGATTGGTCTTTACGTCAATGACGCGGCGAATGTTGTGTTAACCGGCGACACCCTGTTTGATTTAACGATTACCACCCCGGTCACTGTTTCATCCAGCATTATGTCTTCAGCTATTGTCGCGTATAGAGACTCGACCCTCACTGCGGAAAACATCACCGTGAAATACGCGGATAACAAATCTTCCAGCGACGTGGGGACGACCACCGTGGAAGCGCTGGAACTAAAGGGGCTGAGCACCAGGATCACGGGGAATGTGAATGTTGATTTGCAGTCCACCTCGGCGGTTTACCTGGAAGGGATGAACGTCAGCAGCAATGCCGATATTATGGGTACAACCCAAATCAAGATTACGACGGACGCAGCGGAAGATGGTGTTAAAGGCCTGGTGCTGGAGGATCATCGTGACTCCGTATCGCTGCCAGCCAGAGCGAATATAATCAACTTTAATGATGTCAATATTGATGTCACTGATAACGCAACGGATTACGATTTTGGCTTGATTACCGGGCTGTCGTCGTTGGGGGCACTGTCGGATATTACGATGGATAACCTTAACATTAAGGCGCGGGCGAAAGGTGATGCGACCGTCATTGGCGCACTGTTTCACGGAAGCGAAGAGGCCAGCGTCAGAATCAACAACCTGAATATCGCGGTTTCCGGGGATGATACAACCAATCTGTACGGTATTCAGGGCGTGAGCGTGGAGGACATGACCTTCAATACGCTGAATGTGCAGTCAGAGGGCGGTAACCGGGTTGAACTTGTGCGTAATGCGAATGCTAAAATCCTCGGTGATGTCACGCTGGGAAGTTTGCAGGGTGTGCAGAGTGCGCAGGGTAACTTACTCGCTATCTATGGTTCCATCGATATCAGCAACAACAATAAATTCCAGGCGTGGGGGGATATTCAGTCCGAGAGCAATCACATCGTCAATATTAACACCGGCGATAACTCCTACCTTTACGGCAGCACGAAGAAGGTATCCAGCGGCATTATCGATCTGGCATTCAACGGCAGCCACAGTCGTTGGGATATGACTGGCGACTCCAGCCTGACAAATCTGACGCTGAACAACGCGACGCTGAACTTTATGGCGCCAGTCACGAGTACCAGTCAGCTGACGCGTGCTGCCACAACGTTCAAAACCCTGACCGTGAGCGGTGATTATACCGGGACTAACGGTAACATCGTGATGAACAGCCAACTGGGCGATGATACTTCTCCAACTGACCGCCTGGTTATTGCGGGTAACACCTCCGGCACCACTAACGTGAAGGTATTGAACGCGGGTGGGGCAGGTGGTCTCACGACGGAGGGTATTGAACTGATTAGCGTAGGCGGCAACTCCGACGGTGAGTTCACACAGAGCGGGCGTATTATTGCGGGTGCGTATGATTACACCCTGCAACGTGGCGAAGGCACGCAGGCGAAAAACTGGTTCCTGAGCAGTGCGCTGTCTCCGGAACCGCCAGAGCAGCCAGATCCGGTGGTTCCGGTAACGCCTGTTGACCCGGTTGATCCCGTAGACCCGCAGGATCCGGTCGAACCGCAAGCTCCGGTTCAGCCGCAGTCTCCGACCCCGACGCCGCGTGAACACGCGGTGCGTCCGGAAGCCGGTCTGTACGGTATGAACCTGCAGGCGGCGAATACGATGTTCAACACCCGGTTGCAGGATCGTCTGGGTGAAACCCATTACGTTGACGCACTGACCGGCGAAGACGCGGTCACCAGCCTGTGGCTGCGCAACGTGGGCGGGCATACCCGTCAGCACGACAGCAGCGCCCAGTTGAACCTGCAGGCCAACCGCTATGTCATGCAACTCGGCGGCGATATTGCGCAGTGGTCTTCCGACAACACCGACCGCTACCATCTGGGGGTGATGGCGGGCTATGCCAACCAGAAAGCCCGTGCTGAAAATCAGCGTAACGGCAACCGTGCGCGCAGCGCCATCGACGGTTACAGCATTGGCCTGTACGGCACCTGGCTTCAGGACAACGCGACCCGTGAAGGCGCGTATGTCGATACCTGGGCACAGTACAGCTGGTTTGATAACACCCTTTCCGGCGACGGTGTGGAGTCAGAAGAGTATGACGCTAAAGGTTTCACCGCCTCTGTGGAATCCGGCTACACCTGGAAACTGGCGGACATCAGCGAGCGTAACGCGCTGTACATCCAGCCTAAAGCCCAGGTCACCTGGATGGGCGTGAAGGCCGACGAGCACAAAGAAGTTAACGGTACCCGCGTGGAAGGTAACGGTGATGGCAACATCCAGACCCGCGTCGGCGTGCGTCTGTTCGGCAAGGGTCATAACCCGCTCGACGACGGTAAAGGCCGCACCTTCCAGCCGTTTGTGGAAGCCAACTGGATCCACAACAGCAAAGACTTTGGCGTCTCAATGAATGGTGAAAACGTGGATCTGCAGGGTGCGCGCAATATTGGCGAAGTGAAAGCCGGTGTTGAAGGCCAGTTGACGAAGAACATCGCTCTGTGGGGCAACATCGGTCAGCAGATGGGCGATAAGGGCTACAGCGATACCTCCGCGATGATCGGAATTAAAGCGTCGTTCTGA
- a CDS encoding MFS transporter — MHSSVNKNESRTFFGHPYPLGSLFFTEMWERFSFYGIRPLLILFMAATVYDGGMGLARENASAIVGIFAGSMYLAALPGGWLADNWLGQQRAVWYGSILIALGHLSIALSAWMGDNLFFIGLMFIVLGSGLFKTCISVMVGTLYKKGDARRDGGFSLFYMGINMGSFIAPLISGWLIKSHGWHWGFGIGGIGMLVALVIFRVFAVPSMKRYDSEVGLDSTWNSPVAKKNGVGGWLLALSVGVAIIVTLIAQGVIVINPVAVASMLVYVIAASVALYFIYLFVFAGLTRKERARLLVCFILLVSAAFFWSAFEQKPTSFNLFANDYTNRMIGDFEIPAVWFQSINALFIILLAPVFSWAWPALARKNVRLSSITKFVIGILCAAAGFGLMMMAAQNVLSNGGAGVSPFWLVGSILMLTLGELCLSPIGLATMTLLAPERMRGQMMGLWFCASALGNLAAGLIGGHVKADQLDMLPDLFARCSIALLICAAVLIVLIVPVRRMLENAQVKTEQKPAING; from the coding sequence ATGCATTCCTCTGTTAATAAAAACGAAAGCCGAACGTTCTTCGGCCATCCTTATCCGCTGGGTTCACTGTTCTTCACGGAGATGTGGGAGCGGTTTTCATTTTACGGTATTCGTCCGTTACTGATCCTGTTCATGGCCGCGACCGTCTACGATGGCGGCATGGGACTGGCGCGTGAAAATGCGTCCGCGATTGTCGGTATTTTTGCTGGCAGCATGTACCTGGCGGCGCTTCCGGGTGGCTGGCTGGCGGATAACTGGCTCGGGCAACAGCGCGCGGTGTGGTACGGTTCGATCCTGATCGCGCTCGGCCATCTGTCTATTGCCCTGTCGGCCTGGATGGGTGACAACCTGTTCTTCATCGGCCTGATGTTTATCGTACTGGGGTCGGGTCTGTTCAAAACCTGTATCTCCGTCATGGTGGGCACTCTTTACAAGAAAGGCGATGCCCGCCGCGACGGCGGTTTCTCGCTGTTCTACATGGGCATTAACATGGGGTCATTCATCGCCCCGCTGATCTCCGGCTGGTTGATCAAATCTCACGGTTGGCACTGGGGCTTTGGTATCGGCGGGATCGGGATGTTGGTCGCGCTGGTTATCTTCCGCGTGTTTGCCGTACCTTCCATGAAACGCTACGACAGCGAAGTGGGGCTTGATTCGACCTGGAACAGTCCGGTGGCGAAGAAAAACGGCGTGGGTGGCTGGTTGCTGGCGCTGAGCGTCGGCGTGGCTATTATCGTGACGCTGATAGCCCAGGGGGTGATCGTCATTAATCCGGTCGCCGTTGCCAGCATGCTGGTCTACGTCATTGCCGCTTCTGTGGCGCTTTACTTTATCTACCTGTTCGTGTTTGCGGGTCTGACACGCAAAGAGCGCGCCAGACTGCTGGTTTGCTTTATTCTGCTGGTTTCTGCGGCTTTCTTCTGGTCTGCATTTGAACAGAAACCGACCTCGTTCAACCTGTTCGCGAACGACTATACCAACCGCATGATCGGTGATTTCGAAATTCCTGCCGTCTGGTTCCAGTCGATCAACGCCCTGTTCATTATCCTGCTGGCACCGGTCTTCAGCTGGGCATGGCCGGCGCTGGCGCGCAAAAACGTGCGCCTGAGCAGTATCACCAAGTTTGTTATCGGTATTCTGTGCGCGGCGGCGGGCTTTGGCCTGATGATGATGGCGGCGCAGAACGTGCTGAGCAACGGTGGGGCGGGCGTGTCGCCGTTCTGGCTGGTAGGCAGCATTCTGATGCTGACGTTGGGTGAGCTGTGTCTGAGCCCGATTGGTCTGGCGACCATGACGCTGTTAGCGCCAGAAAGAATGCGGGGTCAGATGATGGGCCTGTGGTTCTGCGCCAGCGCATTGGGTAACCTGGCGGCGGGTCTGATTGGTGGGCACGTCAAGGCTGACCAATTGGATATGCTGCCCGACCTTTTCGCCCGCTGCTCCATAGCGCTGCTGATTTGTGCCGCTGTGCTTATCGTATTAATTGTTCCGGTTCGTCGCATGCTGGAAAATGCGCAGGTGAAAACTGAGCAGAAACCCGCCATCAATGGCTGA
- a CDS encoding cupin domain-containing protein: MNAPFEGNGIFPKGPKNEAYAQYFQGTSYLNMLSTQGVNIGNVVFEPGCRNHWHIHHKGGQILLVTGGRGWYQEWDKPAQPLVAGDVVNIPPGVKHWHGAAADSWFAHLAVEVPAQGSSNEWLEPVSEEAYAQLP, translated from the coding sequence ATGAACGCACCATTTGAAGGTAATGGCATTTTCCCGAAAGGGCCGAAAAACGAAGCGTATGCGCAATATTTTCAGGGGACCAGCTACCTGAATATGCTGTCCACGCAGGGTGTCAATATTGGCAACGTGGTGTTTGAACCCGGCTGTCGCAATCACTGGCATATCCACCACAAGGGGGGACAAATTCTGCTGGTGACCGGCGGGCGAGGCTGGTATCAGGAGTGGGATAAACCGGCACAGCCTCTGGTCGCCGGAGACGTCGTGAATATTCCGCCCGGCGTAAAACACTGGCATGGCGCGGCGGCAGACAGTTGGTTTGCCCATCTTGCCGTCGAGGTGCCCGCACAAGGGTCTTCAAACGAATGGCTGGAGCCGGTCAGTGAGGAAGCGTACGCCCAGCTCCCCTGA
- a CDS encoding LysR family transcriptional regulator produces MLKENFNELQIFLVVARERSFTKAAAKIGVSQSALSHAIKALEERLNLRLLTRTTRSVAPTAAGERIIACLEPRIADLEQELEALIQLNGTTSGHIRLSAGEHATRSLLWPRLKPFLKAWPQISVELVVDNGFVDIVEGRFDAGVRLGESVDKDMVAVKIGPDMRMAVVGSPDYFAERPVPETPHELQNHRCINMRLPTAGGLYHWEFERDGKPLRVRVDGQLTLNLLTERVDAALSGFGLTCVPEDSVEEYVKSGALVQVLQSWCPEFPGYYLYYPSRKQHPPAFARLIEALRYP; encoded by the coding sequence ATGCTTAAAGAAAACTTCAACGAACTGCAGATCTTTCTGGTTGTAGCCAGAGAGCGGAGTTTTACCAAAGCCGCTGCGAAGATTGGTGTTTCACAATCGGCCCTCAGCCATGCCATAAAAGCGCTGGAGGAGCGTTTGAACCTGCGGCTTTTGACCCGTACCACCCGCAGCGTGGCACCAACCGCTGCTGGCGAGAGAATCATCGCCTGTCTTGAACCCCGTATCGCAGACCTTGAACAGGAACTGGAAGCACTCATTCAGCTAAACGGGACGACCTCGGGTCATATCCGTTTGTCAGCCGGGGAACACGCGACGCGCAGTTTGCTGTGGCCGAGGCTGAAACCTTTTCTCAAAGCCTGGCCGCAAATCAGCGTCGAGCTGGTGGTCGATAACGGTTTTGTGGATATCGTAGAAGGTCGTTTTGACGCCGGGGTGCGTCTGGGCGAAAGCGTTGATAAAGATATGGTCGCGGTAAAAATCGGCCCGGATATGCGCATGGCGGTAGTGGGGTCGCCAGACTATTTTGCTGAGCGTCCCGTGCCTGAAACGCCGCATGAATTGCAGAACCACCGGTGTATCAATATGCGTCTGCCTACCGCGGGCGGTCTGTACCACTGGGAATTTGAGCGGGACGGCAAGCCGCTGCGAGTCAGGGTGGACGGACAGTTGACGTTAAACCTGCTCACCGAACGCGTCGATGCCGCACTGTCCGGGTTTGGCCTCACCTGCGTGCCGGAGGATTCTGTCGAAGAGTACGTCAAATCCGGCGCGCTGGTGCAGGTTTTGCAGTCATGGTGTCCTGAATTTCCGGGCTACTATCTTTACTACCCCAGCCGCAAACAGCATCCACCCGCCTTTGCGCGCCTGATCGAGGCATTGCGCTACCCCTGA